A part of Podarcis muralis chromosome 13, rPodMur119.hap1.1, whole genome shotgun sequence genomic DNA contains:
- the GDPD3 gene encoding lysophospholipase D GDPD3 has protein sequence MGFQLLLFGLPALGIYALTSHCLRKKPHLLHKPHRFPVRCRHVSHRGGAGEEIENTLGAFSHALTQRTNLLEIDCHMTRDGVVVVSHDDNLERQTGHNIKISETDYKDLPPYKDSLEVTFSPGRYSHGKDHRIPRLEEVFQKFPGVPVNLEIKEDSDELIRKVADLVREYDRSHITIWAAFEGKVLKKCCAANTEMPYIFSIKRGITILLLYYVGILPFVPLKETFLEFPLPSIMNRTYFPVKKGWFGALVAKFAHKMTMRRKLFKHLEDRGIQVLLWVLNEDKYFEEAFSYGVSGVMTDYPTLLRKYLDAHPPLCSE, from the exons ATGGGATTCCAGCTACTCCTCTTTGGGCTGCCTGCCCTTGGGATCTATGCCCTGACATCCCACTGCCTGAGAAAGAAGCCACATCTGCTCCACAAGCCACACAGGTTTCCTGTTCGATGCCGGCACGTCTCCCACCGGGGCG GTGCTGGAGAAGAGATTGAGAACACTTTAGGAGCCTTTAGCCA CGCACTGACCCAGAGGACAAACCTCTTGGAGATTGACTGCCACATGACAAGAGATGGGGTTGTGGTTGTGTCCCATGATGACAACCTGGAACGCCAAACAGGGCATAACATCAAGATCAGCGAGACGGACTATAAG GATCTGCCACCCTATAAGGATTCTCTGGAGGTGACCTTTTCCCCAG GACGTtactcccatggcaaagaccacCGGATTCCACGCTTGGAGGAGGTTTTCCAGAAATTCCCTGGAGTACCGGTCAATCTAGAAATCAAAGAGGATAGCGACGAACTCATACGAAAG GTAGCAGATCTTGTCCGAGAATACGATCGCTCCCACATCACCATCTGGGCCGCCTTTGAAGGGAAAGTACTGAAGAAATGCTGTGCAGCT AACACAGAGATGCCCTACATCTTCTCCATTAAACGTGGCATCACGATCCTTCTCCTGTACTACGTAGGGATCCTGCCGTTTGTGCCACTGAAAGAAACCTTCCTTGAGTTTCCATTGCCCTCCATTATGAACAG GACATATTTTCCAGTAAAAAAGGGCTGGTTTGGAGCACTGGTGGCTAAATTTGCCCACAA GATGAccatgcggagaaagcttttcaAGCATCTGGAAGACAGAGGAATACAG GTTCTTCTTTGGGTCTTGAATGAGGATAAGTATTTTGAGGAAGCCTTTAGCTATGGAGTCTCCGGAGTCATGACCGATTATCCCACCCTCCTCCGGAAGTATCTAGACGCTCACCCACCCCTTTGCAGTGAATGA
- the YPEL3 gene encoding protein yippee-like 3: MVRLSKPKTFQAYLDNCHRRYSCVHCRAHLANHDDLISKSFQGSQGRAYLFNSVVNVGCGPAEERVLLTGLHAVADIYCENCKTTLGWKYEQAFETSQKYKEGKYIIELNHMIKDNGWD; encoded by the exons ATGGTGAGGCTGTCCAAACCCAAAACTTTCCAAGCCTACCTGGACAACTGCCACCGACGCTACAGCTGCGTGCACTGCCGGGCACACCTGGCCAACCACGACGATCTCATCTCCAAG TCTTTCCAAGGAAGCCAAGGTCGGGCATATTTATTCAACTCTGT GGTAAATGTTGGATGTGGCCCAGCAGAGGAGCGGGTGCTGCTGACAGGGCTGCATGCCGTGGCTGACATCTACTGCGAGAACTGCAAGACCACGCTTGGATGGAAATAT GAGCAAGCCTTCGAGACAAGCCAGAAGTACAAGGAGGGCAAGTACATCATTGAACTCAACCACATGATCAAGGATAACGGTTGggattga